A region of Paramormyrops kingsleyae isolate MSU_618 chromosome 17, PKINGS_0.4, whole genome shotgun sequence DNA encodes the following proteins:
- the frya gene encoding protein furry homolog isoform X4, with product MASQQDSGFFEISIKSLLKSWSGTSPVGNGYAKAPPIPVSSVPGEKEPPAMLPLSVDPESRPGEYVLKSLFANFATMAERKIRIVMAEPLEKPLTKSLQRGEDPQFDQLISTMSSLAEYCLPSMLRTLFDWYKRQNGMEDESHEYRPRANTKSKNDEQQKDFLLERRDLAIDFIFSLVLIEVLKQIPLHPVLDSLILEVINLAFKHFKYKEGYHGPSVVNMHIVADLYAEVIGVLAQSRFPAVKKKFMAELKELRQKEQSPAVVQSTVSLIMGVKFFRIKMYPVEDFEASFQFMQECAQYFLEVKDKDIKHSLAGLFVEILVPVAAAVKNEVNVPCLRNFVETLYDITLDLSTRKKHSLALYPLVTCLLCVSQKQLFLSRWHVFLNNCLSNLKNKDPKMARVALESLYRLLWVYMIRIKCESNTATQSRLNTIISNLFPKGSRSVVPRDMPLNIFVKIIQFIAQERLDYAMKEIIFDLLCVGKPMKAFNLNPERMNIGLRAFLVIADNLQQKDGEPPMPNTGATLPSGNTLRVKKTYLSKTLTEEEAKLIGMAMYYSQVRKAIDSILRHLDKEVGRCMMLTNVQMLNKEPEDMITGERKPKIDLFRTCVAAIPRILPDGMSKLELIDLLARLTVHMDDELRLIAQNSLQSLLLDFPDWREDVLFGFTSFVLREVQDTHQGLLDSSLKLLLQLLTQWRMALQTPSKAHEAARARSSELLQSGPSSQGPHGLVLHAVEGLALVLLCSCQTGTRKLAVTILKEIRCLFATIGQAEDDDKPMIEVLDQLSSAALESFVHVTVSDSANLMLGHQVDLLGLVEWNAVLVNSPYDVRSPSHVWIFAQSVKDPWVLCLYSFLRQDGLPKHCPTALSYAWPYAFTRLQLLMPQVDPTNPLYAKKTSSASGGDNLVTLWRNYLILCLGVAKPSIMSPGHLRASMPEITAITPDGNVGCDTKVIGMPSVACLLKQLVLLMRAESIEVTESLVLGLGRTNTLVFRELIEELHPLMKEALERRPENKKRRERRDLLRLQLLRIFELLADAGVISDSTNGALERDSLALGALFLEYVDLTRMLLEAENDKDMDVLKDIRAHFSAMVANLIQCVPVHHRRFLFPQQSLRHHLFILFSQWAGPFSVMFTPLDRYSDRNHQITRYQYSALKAMSAVLCCGPVFDNVGLSPDGYLYKWLDNILACQDLRVHQLGCEVVILLLELNPDQANLFNWAVDRCFTGSYHLASGCFKAIATVCGSRNYPCDLVTLLNLVLFKASDTNREIYEISMQLMQILEAKLSVYSKRLKDQKSSSILYGTHGPLAPLYSISLSQLSSQLARMYPQLTLPLFSEVSQRFPTTHPNGRQIMLTYLLPWLHNIELVDSGLLPQASRPCSPEGGASSRPGKEDPSHHWLRGSGWGSLQATSLVLNNLMFMTAKYGDDIPGPEMENAWNALVSNDMWGSNLRTVLQFLISLCGVSSDTPLLPYIKKVVVYLCRNNTILTMEELVLELQQTEPVNPVVLHCDNPPFYRFAASNKSSAAASGSTSSNNTVVVGQESFVDADEMKVTRENEDKFSNKIRVYNRLESRYSNSSGGSYDEEKNDPLPPYASWLMTVLETNQPHPLPMPTNGGCWAPLVDYLPETITPRGPLHRCNIAVIFMTEMVVDHSVREDWALHLPLLLHALFLGLDHYRPEVFEHSKRLLLHLLITLSCNNNFQVIASVLLLTREITASKTLTSRASYQPEYLCTGGFDFLRECQASPVPDSGLSSSSTSSSISLGSSSGNLPQTSQETDDLEESPAEADEKTNKLMEFLTTRPFGPLWCHEDITPKNQNCKSTEQLSNFLRHILSVFKESKSDFHLEKQLSDVALQTALYSSSRHYAGRSFQIFRALQQPLSARAVSDLLSRLVEVVGEHGDDMQGYVMEVLLTLESVVDNLAECLKNNDLMAVLSRAASPDFLSNAKLRSNRKSTGQLDLYQQGAGMSRAERDRHQRSYSVPKKFGEDDRFSDPPSSTPLERIQASGQLGSLTKAHSLASCKDSVGDPASINHPCNLLATIFWVAVSLMESDFEFEYQMALRMLHKLLSHMPLDQPENREKLEKLQAQLQWNGFTGLQQLLLKGFTSAATLDLTLQLFRQLTPVSRVPVVDTSQAIGFPLNVLCLLPHLVQQFDTPTLFCKDVAERIAQVCLEENNTKLANLAHVMTLYKTHSYTRDSFSWVSVVCRYLHEAFCDITLNMVTYMAELLEKGLPSMQQSLLQIIYSLLSHMDLGGVQVKPFNMEVLKTIEKFVQTPHWKEALNILKLVVSRSASLVLPSYTHGDLSHVDVGRVWDGSSKALPGKTLDFHFDISETPVIGRRYDDLQGSPGRNGKSRPVTVTRSTSSTSSGSNSNSVLVPVSWKRPQLSQKRTREKLVNVLSLCGQEVGLAKHPSVIFSSCGELDLPDHQPSLVSSEDGAREPDNMDDTTSEQQFRVFRDFDFLDVELEDGEGESVDNFNWGARRRSMDSLDQGDSLPPLEERQHLGSMPSLGQPAPEDSDESSEAESLTASQILSHSQIRQSARTLAVFRQIMNLSPTEEASHTDSLSTSFDTTSAEPLSLNTRTPSLEISPPEDLNQPTDVSGDDDDTNAHEDGLSLSISDLVPGFHGGTSIVLDMGCGEQDLDPGLLTSLAEEDKDELLESRSSPLPSPFFSAILAAFQPAACDDAEEAWRCHINQLASDMDGSCAAYTFHIFSSLFQNIQKKFCSLTCDAAGYLGDSLRGIGAKFVRSSQMLTCSECPTLFVDADTIISYGLLEKLKFSVLELQEYLDTYNNRKEAAVSWLRNCKASFPKASGNRVITCQPRDSEEKQLELCQRLYKLHFQLLLLFQSYCKLIGQVYAISSVPELLNMSQELSDLKSNLRAAAASVVAKESPSLDPIFSSSEAAVQAVLESLKNNQLTATIQYIRHCRRTWPNDIFGSNSEDEVQTLLNIYFRHQTLGQTGTFALVGSDQDMSHICVKLMELNSEIRDMIHQAQGYRVVGTYLPDSSVSGTSL from the exons ATCAAGATGTACCCCGTGGAGGACTTCGAGGCCTCCTTCCAGTTCATGCAG GAGTGTGCTCAGTACTTCCTGGAAGTAAAGGACAAAGACATCAAGCACTCCTTAGCTGGCCTCTTCGTGGAAATTTTAGTTCCCGTGGCAGCG GCTGTGAAAAACGAGGTGAATGTACCCTGTCTGAGGAACTTTGTGGAGACCCTCTATGACATCACTCTGGACCTGTCAACCAGGAAGAAGCACTCACTG gccCTGTACCCTCTGGTGACCTGCCTGCTATGTGTCAGCCAGAAGCAGCTCTTCCTCAGTCGGTGGCACGTCTTCCTCAACAACTGCCTCTCCAACCTGAAG AATAAGGACCCCAAAATGGCCCGGGTGGCTCTGGAATCGCTGTACCGCCTCCTCTGGGTTTACATGATCCGAATCAAATGTGAGAGCAACACAGCGACCCAGAG CCGACTCAACACCATCATCTCAAACCTGTTCCCCAAGGGGTCCCGTAGCGTGGTTCCTAGGGACATGCCGCTCAACATCTTCGTCAAGATCATCCAGTTTATTGCACAG GAAAGACTTGACTATGCCATGAAAGAGATCATCTTTGACCTACTTTGTGTTGGCAAACCAATGAAAGCTTTCAACCTTAACCCAGAG AGGATGAACATTGGCCTCAGAGCATTCCTGGTTATTGCCGACAACTTGCAGCAGAAGGATGGAGAGCCCCCCATGCCGAACACCGGGGCCACACTGCCCTCAGGAAATACACTCAGGGTGAAGAAGACCTATCTGAGTAAGACCCTGACTGAGGAAGAAGCCAAACTCATCG GCATGGCCATGTACTATTCGCAGGTGCGCAAGGCCATCGACAGCATCCTGCGGCACCTCGACAAGGAGGTGGGCAGGTGCATGATGCTGACCAACGTGCAGATGTTGAACAAGGAGCCGGAGGACATGATCAC aggggaacggAAGCCAAAGATCGATCTCTTCAGGACGTGTGTCGCTGCGATCCCTCGTATCCTACCCGACGGCATGTCCAAGCTGGAGCTCATTGACCTGCTGGCTCG GCTGACAGTCCATATGGACGACGAGCTGCGGCTAATTGCCCAGAACtccctgcaaagcctgctgCTGGACTTCCCGGACTGGCGGGAGGATGTTCTGTTCGGCTTCACCAGCTTTGTGCTCCGGGAAGTGCAGGATACCCACCAAGGCCTACTGGACTCATCCCTCAAGCTGCTTCTGCAGCTGTTGACGCAGTGGAGGATGGCACTGCAGACACCCAGCAAGGCCCACGAGGCGGCCAGGGCCCGTTCTTCTGAG CTGCTGCAGTCGGGCCCCTCCAGTCAGGGCCCCCATGGTCTGGTCCTGCATGCTGTGGAAGGCCTGGCCCTTGTGCTGCTCTGCTCCTGTCAGACGGGCACCCGGAAGCTGGCCGTCACCATCCTCAAGGAGATCCGCTGCCTCTTCGCGACCATCGGACAGGCGGAA GACGATGACAAGCCCATGATTGAGGTCTTGGATCAGCTGAGCTCAGCGGCTTTGGAGAGCTTCGTCCACGTGACCGTGTCCGACTCG GCCAACTTGATGCTGGGCCACCAAGTGGACCTCCTGGGGCTGGTGGAGTGGAACGCCGTGCTGGTGAACAGCCCGTACGACGTGCGCAGCCCCTCGCACGTGTGGATCTTCGCCCAGTCGGTGAAGGACCCCTGGGTGCTGTGCCTGTACAGCTTCCTGCGCCAGGACGGCCTGCCCAAGCACTGCCCCACGGCGCTCAGCTACGCCTGGCCCTACGCCTTCacacgcctgcagctgctcaTGCCCCAGGTGGACCCCAC AAACCCTCTTTATGCCAAGAAAACAAGCTCAGCAAGTGGAGGGGACAACCTGGTGACCTTGTGGAGGAACTATCTTATCCTCTGCCTGGGCGTGGCCAAGCCCAGCATCATGAGTCCAGGACACCTGCGGGCTTCCATGCCTGAGATCACGGCCATCACACCCGACGGCAATGTCGGCTGTGACACCAAG GTGATCGGCATGCCCTCTGTGGCCTGCTTGCTGAAGCAGCTGGTCCTGCTGATGAGGGCAGAGAGCATCGAGGTCACCGAGTCACTGGTGCTGGGCTTGGGACGCACCAATACTCTGGTGTTCAG GGAGCTTATAGAGGAACTCCATCCCTTAATGAAGGAAGCTTTGGAACGAAGACCGGAG AACAAGAAACGCCGCGAGAGGCGAGATCTGCTGCGGCTGCAGCTTCTGAGGATTTTCGAGCTGCTGGCCGACGCTGGTGTCATAAGTGACAG CACCAACGGGGCCCTGGAGCGAGACAGCCTGGCCCTGGGGGCCCTCTTTCTGGAGTATGTCGATCTCACCCGCATGCTGCTGGAGGCCGAGAATGACAAAGACATGGACGTCCTCAAGGACATCCGGGCTCACTTCAGTGCCATGGTGGCGAACctcatccagtgtgtccccg TCCACCACCGGCGCTTCCTGTTCCCCCAGCAGAGTCTGAGGCATCACCTCTTCATCCTCTTCAGCCAATGGGCGGGGCCCTTCAGCGTCATGTTCACCCCGTTGGATCGTTACAGCGACCGGAACCACCAGATAACTCGATACCAGTACAGCGCCCTCAAG GCAATGTCAGCTGTCCTGTGCTGCGGACCTGTGTTCGACAATGTCGGTCTCTCTCCAGATGGCTACCTGTACAAGTGGCTGGATAATATCTTGGCCTGCCAGGACCTGAGG GTCCACCAATTAGGCTGTGAAGTGGTTATCTTACTGTTAGAGCTCAACCCAGACCAAGCAAACCTTTTCAATTGGGCCGTGGACCGCTGCTTCACTGGGTCCTACCATCTGGCCTCTGGCTGCTTCAAGGCCATTGCCACTGTTTGTGGGAGCAG AAATTACCCATGTGACCTGGTGACCCTGCTAAACCTGGTGCTTTTTAAGGCGTCTGACACCAACAGGGAGATCTATGAGATTTCCATGCAGCTAATGCAG ATTCTGGAAGCTAAACTGTCAGTGTACTCTAAGAGGCTCAAAGACCAGAAGTCCAGCAGCATCCTGTACGGTACCCATGGCCCCCTGGCTCCCCTCTACAGCATCTCCCTGTCCCAGctctccagccagctggccagAATGTACCCCCAGCTCACCTTGCCTCTTTTCTCAG AGGTCAGCCAGCGGTTTCCCACCACCCACCCCAACGGCCGCCAGATCATGCTCACCTATCTCCTACCGTGGCTGCACAACATTGAGCTGGTGGACAGTGGCCTGCTGCCCCAAGCCTCCCGGCCCTGCTCCCCCGAGGGGGGGGCAAGCAGCCGGCCTGGCAAGGAGGATCCCTCGCATCACTGGCTCAGGGGCAGCGGCTGGGGCTCCCTGCAGGCTACTTCGCTGGTGCTCAACAACCTGATGTTCATGACCGCCAAG tacggGGATGATATCCCGGGACCCGAGATGGAGAACGCCTGGAATGCACTGGTCAGCAACGACATGTGGGGAAGCAACCTGCGTACCGTGCTGCAGTTCCTGATCAGCCTGTGTGGCGTGAGCAGCGACACCCCTCTGCTGCCCTAC ATCAAGAAGGTGGTGGTTTACCTGTGTCGCAACAACACCATCCTCACCATGGAGGAGTTGGTGCTGGAGCTGCAGCAGACGGAACCAGTCAACCCCGTGGTGCTGCACTGTGACAACCCGCCCTTCTACCGCTTCGCGGCCAGCAACAAGTCCTCTGCTGCAGCGTCCG GTTCTACATCCAGCAATAACACGGTAGTGGTTGGCCAGGAGAGTTTTGTGGACGCGGATGAAATGAAAGTCACCAGAGAAAATGAGGACAA GTTCAGCAATAAGATCCGCGTGTATAACCGCTTGGAGTCCCGCTACAGCAACAGCTCTGGGGGGTCGTACGATGAGGAAAAGA ACGACCCGCTGCCCCCCTATGCCAGCTGGCTGATGACCGTGCTGGAGACCAACCAGCCACACCCGCTGCCCATGCCCACAAACGGGGGGTGCTGGGCGCCGCTGGTGGACTACCTGCCAGAGACCATCACTCCTCGGGGACCCCTGCACAG GTGTAACATCGCCGTGATCTTCATGACGGAGATGGTGGTCGACCACAGTGTGAGAGAAGACTGGGCCCTGCACCTTCCCCTGCTGCTCCATGCTCTCTTTCTGG GACTGGACCACTATCGACCAGAGGTGTTTGAGCACAGCAAGAGGCTGCTTCTCCACCTCCTCATCACATTGTCCTGCAACAACAACTTCCAGGTCATCGCTTCAGTCCTCCTGCTCACCAGAGAGATAACAGCGAGCAAGACCCTAACGTCCAGAGCCAGTTACCAGCCGGAATACCTCTGCACAG GAGGCTTCGACTTCCTGCGGGAGTGCCAGGCCTCCCCGGTGCCGGACTCGGGCCtcagctcctcctccacctcctccagcaTCAGCCTGGGCAGCAGCAGCGGAAACCTGCCGCAGACCTCGCAGGAGACGGACGACCTGGAGGAGTCGCCGGCCGAAGCTGACGAGAAGACCAACAAGCTCATGGAGTTCCTCACCACCAG GCCATTTGGACCACTGTGGTGCCATGAGGACATCACACCCAAGAACCAGAACTGCAAAAGCACCGAGCAGCTGTCAAACTTCCTTCGCCACATTTTGTCCGTGTTTAAAGAGTCCAAGTCAG ACTTCCACCTGGAGAAGCAGCTGAGTGACGTGGCTTTGCAGACGGCCCTGTATAGCTCCTCGCGGCATTACGCCGGACGCTCCTTCCAGATCTTCAGGGCCCTGCAGCAGCCGCTGTCGGCGCGCGCCGTCTCCGACCTCCTCTCTCGCCTCGTGGAGGTGGTGGGCGAGCATGGCGACGACATGCAG GGCTATGTGATGGAGGTCCTGCTCACGCTCGAGTCAGTGGTGGACAACTTGGCAGAGTGTTTGAAGAACAATGATCTGATGGCTGTCTTATCCAG GGCTGCCTCCCCAGACTTCCTGAGCAATGCAAAACTGAGGTCAAACAGAAAGAGTACAGGTCAGCTGGATCtgtaccagcagggggcaggcaTGAGCAGGGCAGAACGCGACCGCCACCAGCGCAGTTACTCCGTGCCCAAGAAGTTCGGAGAGGATGACCGGTTCTCGGATCCTCCGAGCAGCACCCCACTGGAGCGGATTCAGGCCAGTGGGCAGCTGGGCAGCCTGACGAAAGCCCACAGCCTCGCGTCCTGCAAGGACAGCGTCGGTGACCCGGCCAGCATCAACCACCCCTGCAACCTGCTGGCCACCATCTTTTGGGTGGCGGTGTCGCTGATGGAGTCCGACTTCGAGTTCGAGTACCAGATGGCCCTGCGCATGCTTCACAAGCTGCTGTCGCACATGCCGCTGGACCAGCCTGAGAACCGGGAGAagctggagaagctgcaggCCCAGCTGCAGTGGAACGGCTTCACGGGGCTCCAGCAGCTCCTGCTCAAGGGCTTCACCTCGGCGGCCACACTCGACCTCACGCTGCAGCTCTTCCGGCAGCTCACACCCGTGTCCCGCGTTCCCGTGGTGGACACCTCACAGGCCATAG GTTTCCCCTTGAATGTTCTGTGTCTGCTCCCTCACCTCGTCCAGCAGTTCGACACCCCAACTCTGTTCTGCAAAGATGTCGCTGAGAGAATAGCTCAG GTCTGCCTGGAAGAAAACAACACCAAGCTGGCAAACCTGGCCCATGTGATGACCCTGTACAAAACGCACTCCTATACCCGGGACAGCTTCTCCTGGGTCAGCGTGGTCTGCCGCTACTTGCATGAAGCCTTCTGTGACATTACCCTCAACATGGTCACCTACATGGCTGAG CTGTTGGAAAAGGGACTTCCCAGCATGCAGCAGTCCCTACTGCAGATTATCTACAGTCTGCTGAGTCACATGGACCTTGGCGGAGTCCAAGTTAAGCCTTTCAACATGGAGGTGCTCAAGACTATTGAGAAGTTTGTTCAG ACGCCACACTGGAAGGAGGCCCTGAACATCCTGAAGCTGGTGGTGTCCCGATCGGCCAGCCTAGTTCTGCCATCCTATACTCACGGAGACCTTTCCCACGTGGACGTCGGCCGAGTGTGGGATGGCTCATCCAAGGCCCTGCCGGGGAAGACGCTGGACTTCCACTTCGACATCTCGGAG ACACCAGTGATCGGCAGGCGCTACGATGACCTGCAAGGCTCCCCGGGACGAAACGGCAAGAGCAGGCCCGTCACAGTGACCCGCAGCACCTCCTCCACCTCATCGGGGTCCAACTCCAACAGCGTTCTGGTGCCGGTCAGCTGGAAACGGCCACAGCTGTCTCAG AAGAGGACTCGGGAGAAGCTGGTTAACGTGCTGTCCTTGTGCGGGCAGGAAGTGGGTCTGGCCAAGCACCCGTCG GTGATCTTCTCGTCCTGTGGGGAGCTGGACCTCCCTGATCATCAGCCCAGCCTGGTTTCCTCCGAGGACGGGGCGCGTGAACCAGACAACATGGACGACACCACTTCCGAGCAGCAGTTCCGTGTCTTCAGGGACTTTGACTTCCTAGACGTGGAGCTGGAGGATGGAGAG GGCGAGAGCGTGGACAATTTTAACTGGGGAGCACGGCGACGCTCCATGGACAGCCTGGACCAAGGCGACTCGCTGCCACCGCTGGAGGAACGCCAGCACTTGGGCAGCATGCCCAGCCTGGGCCAGCCCGCCCCCGAAGACTCTGACGAGTCATCGGAGGCAGAGTCGCTAACGGCTAGCCAGATCCTCTCTCACTCGCAAATC CGACAGTCTGCAAGGACTCTTGCTGTATTCCGGCAGATCATGAACCTCTCCCCCACTGAAGAGGCCAGTCACACGGACTCTCTGTCCACCTCCTTTGACACAACGTCAGCCGAGCCTCTCTCCCTGAACACTCGGACTCCCAGTCTGGAAATCTCTCCACCGGAAGACCTGAACCAGCCG ACTGATGTGTCCGGGGACGATGACGACACCAATGCCCACGAGGATGGCCTCTCGCTCTCCATCAGTGACCTCGTACCTGGCTTCCATGGTGGCACCAGCATCGTGTTGGATATGGGATGTGGGGAGCAAGACCTGGACCCAGGCCTTCTAACCAG CCTGGCCGAGGAGGACAAAGACGAGCTGCTGGAGTCGCGCTCCTCGCCGCTGCCGTCTCCGTTCTTCTCCGCCATCCTGGCTGCGTTCCAGCCGGCCGCATGCGATGACGCAGAGGAGGCCTGGCGCTGCCACATAAACCAGCTGGCGTCCGACATGGACGGCTCCTGTGCTGCCTACACCTTCCACATCTTCTCCTCACTTTTCCAG AACATTCAGAAGAAATTCTGCTCGCTAACCTGTGATGCTGCTGGTTACCTTGGTGACAGCCTACGGGGTATAGGGGCCAAGTTTGTGAGGTCATCCCAAATGCTGACATGCTCTGAGTGCCCCACACTCTTTGTAGATGCTGACACT ATCATCTCATATGGGttactggagaagctgaagttcAGTGTCTTGGAGCTTCAGGAGTACCTGGACACTTACAATAACAGAAAAGAGGCTGCAGTATCT TGGTTACGAAACTGCAAGGCCAGCTTCCCCAAGGCCTCAGGGAACAGAGTGATTACCTGCCAACCAAGGGATTCAGAAGAAAAG CAACTGGAGTTGTGTCAAAGGCTGTACAAGCTCCACTTCCAGTTGCTGCTGCTCTTTCAGTCTTACTGTAAGCTGATTGGTCAGGTTTACGCCATCAGCTCTGTTCCAGAG CTGTTGAACATGTCCCAGGAGCTGAGTGACTTAAAGAGCAATTTAAGAGCTGCAGCTGCATCTGTAGTTGCCAAAGAGAGCCCTTCACTGGACCCCATTTTCAGCTCCTCTGAGGCAGCCGTGCAGGCCGTCCTGGAAAGCCTGAAAAACAATCAGCTCACAGCCACCATCCAATACATCCGTCACTGCAG GAGGACTTGGCCCAATGACATCTTTGGCAGCAATTCTGAAGACGAGGTCCAGACCCTGCTGAATATCTATTTCCGCCACCAAACACTGGGCCAGACTGGCACCTTCGCCCTGGTGGGCTCTGACCAAGACATGTCACACATCTGTGTCAAGTTGATGGAGCTCAATAGCGAGATAAGGGACATGATCCATCAGGCCCAGGGCTACAGAGTCGTTGGTACCTACCTCCCAGATTCCAGCGTGTCAGGCACTAGTCTTTAA